Part of the Benincasa hispida cultivar B227 chromosome 12, ASM972705v1, whole genome shotgun sequence genome is shown below.
TTCACTTCTAGTCACAGACTTCTCACCCTTAAGAGAAGTTCGGAAGTGTAAAGAGGAAATTTGTAAGAGGGTAGAGGAATCAGTTAAAGTACATGAAGTTGATGCCCACAATGTGGTACCCATTTGGGTTGCATCCGAGAAATTGGAATACAGTGCAAAAACTTTAAGGGGCAAGATAAATAAAAAGCTCCCGGATTATCTTATTGATTTCCCTCCTCTGGTCATACCAACTAGAAAATGGCCTTCCTCCGATAAGTTTATTGATTGGGATAAACTTATCGATGATAACTTGAGGTTAGAGCATTGTTTtcttttgcattctattatgactTTCCAATGTGTTGAAGTTGACATTTCCCTATTACTAGGAAAGGAGCAGATGTTCCTGAAATTGAATGGTGTAAACCAGGGGAAAAGGCTGCACTGGAAGTATTGATGGGTAGTAAAGATGGGTTTTTGACTAAGAGGTtgaagagctatgcgatagaTAGGAACAATCCATTGAAACCTAAGGGGCTCTCTGGCCTCTCCCCATATTTGCATTTTGGGCAAATATCCGCACAACGTTGTGCCCTGGAAGCACAGAATGTTCGAAAACTCAATCCACAGGTAATCCAAAGAAAAGATTTGTTAGTGTGtctttttattgtttaatgGAATACTGTGGCGGCAAATGTTAGCTTGGAAGTATATGTTCATTTAAATCATTAGTTTAGTTTGTCTAATCCTTCTGTTATCTTCTCTTTTGCATAATTTTTAAGGCAGTTGATGTGTTTCTTGAAGAGTTGATTGTTAGAAGGGAACTTGCTGATAATTACTGCTACTACCAACCTCACTATGATTCACTGCTTGGGGCTTGGGAATGGGCACGTAAAACCTTGATGGACCATGCTTCGGATAAGCGAGAACATGTTTACACGTAGGTGGGCTTTTGCTGTAATGGCATACCATTATCTAATTGTAATTGGTATTGAAATTATGAAGCTGCTGTTGAATTTTCAGGAGGGAGCAACTGGAGAAGGCGCAAACTGCTGACCCAGTTAATACAAGAACTTATAGAACTATTATCTTTTCTCTGCTTGTTGCTTTGATGCTTTCAATTTTTTGCTGTTATTTCTATTGAATAACTCACATTTGCTATGATTAATATTTTTCAGCTCTGGAATGCTTCTCAGTTGGAGATGGTCTACCATGGAAAGATGCATGGTTTTATGAGGTAAGTACTGATGAATTTTCCTATTACGAAATCGGcaattaaataatacaaaaaacgtaaaaattcttttaacagCTTGTCAATGCTCCTTCCTAGGTTGACCCATGAATTTGCTGACAACACTAACAATATAGATAAGATCAGGCTAGTATAAACCATAGCATATATCAAACTTTCCACTGCACTAGCATAAGGAACTCAAGACATGTACTCCTTCTCAGCTTCAGACTGTGGTGAAAGCACAGGTGAAAAACGAACATTTACAGCACTGGGAGTATCTATAGGCGTAGCTGATGACATACCAAACCTGgacaatattttttgaatatagCCTTTTTGTGACAAAAAAAGCATATTTTCATCTTTGCCCCTATAAATCTCCATACCCAAGATTTTTTAACAacacccaaatccttcataaCAAACTCAGCACTGAGAAGGTTCTTCAATTTCAGAATGTCAGACTTGGGCTTTGCagctatgagcatatcatctacatataaaagtagataaatcatcAAACCATCATCAGCTTCATTGTGTTATACACAACAATCATATAGACTCCTATAGCCAAGTCCAACCATATAGCTGTCAAATCGTTTGTGCCACTGCCTTGGAGACTGCTTTAGCCCATGCAAAAATTTGTTCAACTTAcaaacataatcttctttacGTGGACACTGGAACCCATCTAGCttggtcatataaatctcttcctccaactctccatgtaagaaagttgtcttcacatctagttgcTCAAGTTCCAAATTCTGATGTGCTACTATAGTTAGTAACACGCTGATAGAAGTATGTCTGACTACTGGTGAGaagatctcattataatcaatTCCTTTCCTCTATGTGAACCCTCTAACAAGAACTCGAGCTTTAGAACTTTAGAACTTAGATCATAGATATGGTTACTTTTCCCTCTTATGTTCGAGTTTTATATTTAATGTCCTCTGAAGGTGAtattccttcttttttcttgaagactcatttacaagtgacaatttttctctccttagGTTGTTTAACTAATTCCCAAGTCTGATTTTTGTCGAGAGATTCCATTTCATCCCCCATAGCAACGAGCTATTGAGCAGACTCACTACATGACATAACTTTTCTATAGGTGGATGGCTCATGAGGATCCACCTCTTCTGCAACTTGTAGTGCAAAAGTAACCATATCTTCAAAACCATGCCTCATTGGAGGTCCAACACCAACTCTTCTAGCTCTGTCACGAGCTATATTCGGTTGATCAATTTGTGAGCTAGAATTTTTAGGCAAAACAAATTCTGATGTTTCAGGCACATTAGTTTCTAGTTGCACATCAGTTTCTATAGTAACGTGTTGATCTTCTCCACCTTGATGTTGTCATTCATTCACAACTGAAGTGAATTTTATCTCCACTTGTTTATCAATACTACTACTTTCTCTCATATCAGTAGACATCACAAAACGCTTAACAGTTGAGTTAagcatgaattttttttatcaaatatcaCATTCCTACTATGTATAACTCTATTATCAGAAGGTGACCAGACTCTATATCCCTTAACTTTGTCCCTAAAACCCACAAAAATATACCATTTTTAGCTCTCGGTTCTGATTTACCCTCATTAACATGATAGTAGACAATACAACCAAAAAttcttaataaatataatctacaggcttaccagaccacacctcgtaaggtgttttacaATCTATAGCTGTGTGAAGTCCACGGTTGATCAAATAACATGCTGTATTTACTACTTCTACCCAAAACCTTCTAGTCAATCCTACATTAGAGAGCATGCATCTTGTTCTCTCCAACAACGTCTGATTCATACGTTCTGTAACCCCATTTTATTGTGGAGTATTCCTGACAGTGTGATGGCGAACAATCCCCCAGCTTTACAGAACTCATTAAATTTAGATCTACAGAATTCCAAACTATTATCTGTTCGTAGTCTTTTGATCTTCACTTTTatgttttcatcataaaaacctaagtcattcttgagtaatcatcaattataGACAGAAAATACCTGTTGCCTCCAATAGATTCAACTCTAGAAGGTCCCCAACAGTTTgattgaatataattaaatgtcctttttgtacgatgaacacctcttggaaaTTTGATGTGATGATGCTTCCCAGATATACAATGTTCACAGAATTGAAAATCCTGCACCTTGTGCCCACATAGAAGATTCCTTTTTGACAAAAtttgcatccctttttcactcatatgaccaagtctcataTGCCATAACTTAGTCATATCATCCTTGTGAACGACAGATGATGTAACAACAACATTACTTGTTATTGTGGAACTGGATAGGAAATACAGTGTTGCACGTTTTATGCCTTCCAAAACTACCTTAGAACCCTTGTAGACATACATTGCTCCACCTTTACCATTAAAATTGTAACCCTTGATATTGAGTACACTAAAGGATATCAAACTCTTCGTCATTAATAGAACATGCCTAACCTCGTTCAAAGTGTATAAGACATCATTATGTGTTCGTATCTTGACTTGAGCCGATTCCAACTATCTTGCACACAACACCATTAGCCATGCTAACATTTCCTCTGTCTATTTCCTGATACGTTGAGAACCACTCTCTATTTGGGCACATATGATAAGATGTCCTAGAATCAAGACTCCTACACATCATCAGAATGTTAATGTTCATTCACAACGAAAGCTAGATCTCCTTCAAAATCGATCTCGACTTCTTCAAGATCAATTTCAACTTGTGCAACAGAGGTGGATGCTTCCTTTTTTGTcactcatttttcttcttttcttgatACATTTTTATCTAAGGACATTCCGTTGTCCAATGCCCATTTTTCTTTACAATAGTGACGAACATTATCTGATCTAGAACTCTTTCACTTCAAAGACTTATTATTCTAGTTCGACTTCTGCTTACCAGAATTCCTATGTCCCTTGCTTCCTTTAGCAGCTAACCTAGATGCTTGACTTTCTGTACTTGAACTGGTCCTCTCTCATAAGCAACATGAACTTTGTATCTTCTAAGGTCAAAGTTTCTTTCCCCCCAATATACGAGTCAACGAAAGTTTGATACGATGGGGGCAtagcatcctcatcatcaacCTTAACCTCTACGTTACGTAGATctaataagattttatttaataCATCAAGATGGTCTTGTTGAGACGTACCTTCTTGCATATGTAGATGAGACAGACGTTGCTTTAGAAACAACTTCTTGGTTTAAGATTTCGTCATGTAAAGATTTTCCAACTCTAATCAAAGACTAACAACAGTTTCTCCATCAGCGACCTCAATGATGACGTCATCAGCCAAACATAGCATGATCGTCAAATGAGCCTTCTCCTCAAGAGGCTGCCATTTTACGTCATTCACGACAACCTTCTTTGACTTACCAATCAGCGACGCCCACAACCCTTGCTGCTTTAGCAGGGATCACATCTTGATCTGCCATAAACTTAAATTGTTCCTCCTGGTAAATTTGTCGATTTTTACGTTCTCGTCAGACATCTTCAATTATCGAACAAATGCGAAATTTCGAAAAATCCTaacaaggctctgataccagtttgtTCTGAAATTGacaattaaataatacaaaaaacgTAAAAGTATTAATACACAGATAtatgtggttcactaacagtatGTTAACTATGTCCatgggcagagggagaacaatattattagagagaatgttttcagaataCACCAACGGCGCCtttagggttagagagtttatatagcgcactactctaaaccctagagtcataatcgtaaataactacaaataaataaatatgttaaatataaattctactTAGTTGTTTGAAATGCcaacaaacaaatttaaaacattcaaCATTTTCAGTCATAGTATTGATTCATGATAATTGTC
Proteins encoded:
- the LOC120068198 gene encoding deoxyribodipyrimidine photo-lyase, whose product is MVSTLSNPVQSGRIRVLKDGTGSVGPVVYWMFRDQRVKDNWALIHAVDEANRANVPVAVAFNLFDRFLGAKSRQLGFMLRGLQQLQHDLQEKLHMRFFLFQGEAEQTIPNFIKECGASLLVTDFSPLREVRKCKEEICKRVEESVKVHEVDAHNVVPIWVASEKLEYSAKTLRGKINKKLPDYLIDFPPLVIPTRKWPSSDKFIDWDKLIDDNLRKGADVPEIEWCKPGEKAALEVLMGSKDGFLTKRLKSYAIDRNNPLKPKGLSGLSPYLHFGQISAQRCALEAQNVRKLNPQAVDVFLEELIVRRELADNYCYYQPHYDSLLGAWEWARKTLMDHASDKREHVYTREQLEKAQTADPLWNASQLEMVYHGKMHGFMRMYWAKKILEWTRGPEEALEICIYLNDKYEIDGRDPNGYVGCMWSICGVHDQGWKERPVFGKIRYMNFAGCKRKFDVDGYIAHVKRLVGEIKKRKPEEALQERKPKGIRC